TAACTGGTGGCAAATCCCATGATTCCGAAATTAGACTTGCCAAATTTCTCATAAATAATTTGAAAAATGATGATTCGTTCGTGGATGTAGGAGCTCACTATGGTTACTTTACCTTACTCGGTTCAAAATTAGTAGGTAATAATGGTAAAGTCTATTCTTTTGAGGCTTCACCAACAACTTACAGAATACTAAATGAAAACACTCACCAAAAATCAAATATCAATGCTTTCAATCTTGCTGTCTCTGATGAAGTTTCCACACTAAAATTTCATGAGTTTCCGAACTTATATTCTGAATACAATACATTAGATATTAACCAATTTAAAAATAAAACTTGGTTTTCTGAATACAAGCCAAAAGAGATCATCATAAAAAGCATCACTTTAGATAATTTTCTATATAACAAGAAAGTATGTCCGAAGATTTTTAAAATAGATGTAGAAGGGGCAGAAAACAAAGTTATTAATGGACTAAGAGATTATTTAACAGAAAACTCTCCCTTTATAGCCATGGAATATTTATCGGAGGAACGAGGTAACGAAGAGCATCAAAAAGCAGAGAGCAAACTAAATTCTTTAGGATATTTTTCCTTTGTTATCGATAAATCTGGAAATCTTAGAAAGATTGATTTTATATCAAAATATTTGCAGGAAAATAATTTAGAATCGGATAATATCGTATTTTCGAAGAAGGTGAACGCCAGCTAACAATGGCTATGGCGATATTGAGAACGACTTTATCTTAAAGTAAGTAGAAAAATCTGCTGGATAGCCGAGCCACCGGGCTTCGGCTACATTGAGCCAATATGGATGGCTTTGGCTACGATCAATCAGCTATTTCTGGTCATGTAAAGACGCCACCCCTATAGGGCTTTACCTTTCATCAAAAGTTGAACAATCCCTTGTAATACCAGAATTTACACAATCCTGTGAGTTCTTACATGAAACCCTTGACGCTGGGACTGGCTTTTACAGGCTTCCACTTGACTAACCCATAATTCACGTTAAAGCATTAAAATCCTTTTAAGCTAAAAGTTGGCTCAATATTGTGTAACTCTGTACGGTACAGGGACTCAATATATCCATCTGTCGAGGAGTAGATGTCGGTGTTTCAATTCTACGAAGCCAGATTAATAGCGAAATCCGGAAGTGTCAAGACGGACGAGCCATATCATGAACAATAGACTTTTGTTTTGACATATAACATAATACTTTATACTTTGTACATATTCAACAATTTTATTATATTGGTTTATTGTGCGATTTAGATACAATGTATTTACATCATCCGAGATATATTTGTATTCATTATTGAAAAAATGAACGCTTTGATAGGGTCAGATCCGTTTTTACCTCTTGACAAGTGGTGAGTGCCATAACTAAATTGATAAAGTTTTTTGCTTTTGAAAAATGTAAATAGAAGCATTTACCATGGTACGTTGCCATGAACAAAAGCAATACTTGACTCTTCTTTTACAGTTTTAATTCTTTATGAAAGTTTTATTTGTATATCCAGAACTTACGACAATTGGCGGAGCAGAGATATTGGCTGTTCGCTTTTTAAAGGCGATTCTACAAGACAAGCGTTTTGAAGTTGAGTTATTAACCTTAAAACAACCTCAATGGGAGGTCTATGCTGATTACGCAGATATAGATGCACTTAAAAAGACTGTTAAAGTACACCTATTTAAAGCATGGGCAGGCAAAGGGGTATTAAAAAGATTATTCTTATTAAAAATGGCCACAATACAACGATATGTACAATCGATAAAACATGAATATCCAATAATAATATCTGGTTATAACGAAATGGATTGTGGTAAACCTGCTATTCAGTATCTTCATTATCCGCAATTTATAGATAGGCAAGTGCTTGTAAATTATAAAATGACTCCGGAAGACAGTTTATTTTATAACTCACGCCTATTTCAATGGTTATACAGAAATATATACTTAAAGGTTGGGAATACAAAAATAGAGAACATCCAAAAAAATTGGACAATTACAAACTCTAAATTCATTTCAGAAATTTATTCAACCTATTTTTCTGTTGCTTCAACGGCTATTTATTCGGTTTTTTTTAATCAAGACAGCTACGAAGTATTAGAAGAAGGTTTCAAAGAACAGCAAATCTCTATTTTAGGAAGAATATCAAGTGATAAATACCTTTTTGAGATATTACCGACTTTAAAAAGTATTGTTACAAAGCATCCAAATTTTAAAATAAATTGCATTGGGAAAGTAACGAGTAGTTCATACTTTGAAAAAGTATTGTCTCGTATTGCAGAATTAGACATTGATATTAATTTTATTCATGATGCAGATGAATCGGTCAAAAATCAAATTTTATTAAAAAGTAAATATCTAATTCATCCTAAGCCATATGAACATTTTGGTCTATCTGTTTTAGAAGGTTTATTTGCAGGCTGTATTCCTATTGTTCATAATGGAGGAGGTGTAACAGAGATTGTACCTGTAAAGTGTTTACAGTTTAATAAACATGAAGATATTGTAGAAATCATTGATAGAATAGAGCAAGAACCGAAACAATTGACCCCGATACTTGATGAGCTGGCAAAATCGGCATCTTTTTTCAGTTCTTACAACTTTGACAATAATGTGCTAAGCTTTTTGTATAATTTCATTAAAGTTGAATTAAAATTAGATCTGCCAATAAGTGTGTAGGAATATGCTCTCAGTTTGGTGTAGTTTATTGCCAACAATCACTATTTAAGCAAGTTTTCGTTTTTTTATCAATTTAAAAAAATTCAAGTATGAGCAACCATTATCCACAATTTTATTTTGATGTTTATTTACAACCTAAATGGCTTTCCAAACATCCACAAGGATATACCGATTCATTTCCTTTTTGGTTTAGGATATTAAAAAAATATGTGTCTCAAGGTAATATCGTGTTACTGACCTCGCCTCTAACTTGCAATATATTGCGTTGGTAAAATCTGTGTATTACACCCTTCATGCATCGCTATGACCCTGAATCCAGAAAACCCTCGGTAGCACAGTACCAAAGAATAAGAAATGCTTTATAAAATCGTTATCGGGGCTTATGAACGTGGAAAAAAAGATCGTTCGTTGTTTCGCACCCAAGCCCAATTAGCAGCCAATTTTGACGTTTCGCTACAAACGGTTCGGGCATGGTGTCCAGCGGAGAAATAAATGAAGGCGGAAGATTTGGATTCGTGTTACAAGATGAAGCCTCCTCCCGGCTAGACGCACAAAATGAGTGCGGCAAAAGAGCAACGGTTGTTCGTAGCGCTAAAGCATGGTGCAGAATATCATGGTTGTGAAGGTGATTTTGGACACATAAGCGGAATTACAGGTTGATTTTTGAGGAGTTTAAAATTGCGTATCGTGAGCGCCAAATTTACCTTAACTGTCACAACAAAAGATGTTTTCATCTGGCATATAAGCCTCCTATACCCCCGAATCCAATGTAAACGAGTTGTTCTGGGTCTGCTTGAAAAATGATATTCTCTCAAAACACGGCTTATAAAACCCTTGAGAAATTTGGGGAGCGACTCATTAGAGAACTTGATGTTATCGGTAATGACCAAAACCTCATTAAATCATTCTTCCGGAAAAACACGGTAGATATTATTACAGATTGAGGACTGGCTCAACAATGAAAAATGTACGATTGGACAACAATTTGAATACATTAATTTAGTCGTTAGCCCTATTAGACGAATTTTGAGTTTGCCTTTTTTTTTTGCTCAAAGTCTTTACAAGTTGATGATGAGATCAACGCTTTAAGGTTGAAATTTTATTATATGTCCTATATAAAAGGATTATGCAAAGAATGAGATCAATTAACAATGAAGCAAAAATTGCACCATAAATCACAAAATGGTCAATTACCCATACATTAAATCCTATCGAGAATAAGGTTATACCTCCTATAGTTTTTGCCAAAAACCTTTGTTCATCCAATGCCATCAAAGCCAAGAGCAATATTGAATTCACACACCCAACTGGATATGACCAAATAAGGAATTTTATCAGACCTTCTGCCGCAGCAAATTCAGGTTTGAATAACTTTATAATGGCATATCCACCCAGCCAAATTGCCAAAACAGCCGCAAGACCTACTATCAACATACTGACCAGCGATTTATTTAACATCCGCTTAAAGTCCGTTAAACGATCTTCGTGTATGGCTTGCGTAAAATAAGCAAAAATTGTCGTTCCAAGAATAACGGGAATTAATTGCAATGTCTCAACAATACGTAATGGAAGACTATAAACACCAACAACAGACTCCCCAAATAAGAAATAAAGCACTAAAATCCCCAAATACCGATAAGCCATGCTAAAAATACCCATTAGACCAATTGGAAGCGCATTCTGATAAATTGTATGGGAAAGTTGTACACTAAATAATTCTCGTTTTATTGGACTAATGAAAGCGTGAATAGCGTACAAAACCAATATAAAAGTAAAGAACATTCCCAACGACATGCCAAATAAAGCTGCTACTGGGGTCATAAATGCCCATAAAAAAACTGCACCTAATAAAACAACCAAGATTTTTTCTAATACCATAGAAATAGACTCATAACGAAGGATTTTTTTTGCTCTAAAAAATGATCGCAAAAATTCGAGATGGCGAAATAAGGCAGTATAAACACCTGCCCAAACCAAAGAAAATTGCACTAAAGAGCTTTGATTCCCTATAAAAGCTCCGAGCCAAACACCCAGCACAATCAGGAGTGTAGAAACGGCTTTAACTACCAATATATTCGTTAACAAAGTACTTCCAAATTCAGGACGACGAACCAATTCACGATTGGCATAATTTGTAATCCCCATATCCGCAAACTCAGCCATGACACTCATAAAATAAATCGCAAAATAAAAAATACCAAATCCTTCTTTTCCCAAATACTCTGCGGACATATAAATGCTAAAAATTATCCAGATAGGCCGCACTATTATATTACCCAGAGCTAAAACAGTCAGGTTTTCGAAAAAGCCAGCACGTTTTATTTCGTTATTCATCACCATTCATTTTCTGCATTAGTCCAGCTGCTCCACCAATTAAAAGGGCAAAGGTCATAATTCCGTCTTTTAAAAAGAATAGATTGGAAGTGGTAGCTGAAGGGAGTAGGGAAGTTAATGAAATAGCAACCATCAAAACAGATAAGTTTTTCACCGTACCCCGTGTTTGAAAAGGCACCTTTAACCATTCAGACAAAAGGCTCCAAATAGATTTACCCCAGATATAAACCAAAAATCCTAACCCAATTATACCAAATTTATACCAAATTCCATAAAACCCATTATGAACAAAAGTATCTATTTGTGTAAAGCCAAAGGTAATATCATAAACGGCATATGGAACGCCTGTTCCATATCCAACAATGGGGTTTCGTATAATTTTTTCCCAGACAGCATTGCTCTCTATAAATCGGTTGATAAGTGATATATCGGAAGTAGTAGCGGTACCTAAACTTAGCAACCTATCTATTAAGCCATTGAGTATCGTATAAAATAGTTCTCCAAAAAAAATAATTCCTAAGAGAGAGAAAATCGCAAGAGCAAACGAAGCAGTTCCGATTAATTGCATCTTTTGTTTCCAATTCAAAAGCCAAAATAAAATAAATGCACCGAAAGCAAAATCCACCCAATAACCCCTACTTTGGGTTAGAATTAAACTCCCAAGAAACAAAAAAAAACCGATTAGATTCCCCAATTTCCATTTCCAATCGGTTTGAAATATGAACAGGATAAGGCAAACTAAGGAAGAGATTAGTAATAACTGTTCATTCATTACAATACGCCCCTTTTCTAATTGCCAATCAAATTGCGCATTCACAATTATCTCACGGTAATTGATTATGCTTCTTATCGCTACAAATAGTCCTTGAAGTAGAAAAACACCGATCAGTATTTGGGGGCTTTTTTCATGCTTTGAACATAATTCTTTAACTGGAAAGTACACGAATAGAAATGCCAATGCGATCATCTCACTAAAATAGCCTTTAAGATCGCCACCAAAAAGTATTGTTTGAAAAATTGAAACACTAACCCAAACCAGAAAAAAGGTGTAAACAAAATCTATTTGTGTTTCAATAATTTTTTCTCTTTTGAACCAATGAAGTAATATCCAATAGGCCATAGAAAAGAAATAATAAACACCGTAAACTGCTTCGGTAGCTTGTAAACCCTCTTGCGTATTGCTCACGATGGAAAAGCTAGCAAGTAAAACAAATAAATTAAGAGTCGGGTACTTTAATAGTTGCCAAACAATTACGGTTCCAAATAATATCAGTGGTACAAATAAAAGTACTGAGGGCGCTTTCCATGCTAATAATAAAATCAAGAGCAAGCCAAAGGCAAACCCGACTGCCAAAAACCTTCGGCTCCAATCAATCCATGGGAAAAAGGTTTCGGCACGAATCATTCGATTAAGCATCTTGAGGTGAAGTTGAAGCGCGGACTTGTTCAACAGCCTCTGCCAACTTTGTGGAAATGGTGTTTTTTTGTCGGGACAAATAATCCCATGCAAGTACAAATATTACACAAAGCATGAACGCTGAAAGTGCTGAAATAAGGACAATAATGGCACGTGGCGGCCATGATTTTTTTGCAGCCGGAACAGCTTTATCCAAGATTTGAACAGCAATGGTGGTGCGTTTCTCATCGAAATTGGCTTGTTCATAAAGCGGGGTGAGGGCTTCTAAAATTTTACCCTGTGCCAAAATACCTTGATAAAGTTTGGCATATTCACGTCCAACTCCGGGTAATTGATCGAAGGAAACTTGCATCATTTTGTCGTTTCCATTCATAAAATCCTCTAATTGTTGTTTGGATCGTGCCAGCATTTGTTGGGATGCAATTACTTGAGAATTTTCCGGTCCCAACTGGTTCGTGAGTGCTTCGGCTGCAATTTCTGCCTTGGCCACTTCCATCCGATATTGTGCGAGATTAGTATAAAAAGCCTGAATTTGACTTGGTAATTCTATAACACCATTTCGGGATTGAAAGGCTTCCATTTCATTTTGGAGAGAATCAAGTGCACCAGATGCTTTGTTGTAGCGCTTTTCCATATAAGTTCGGTAATTCCGAGCATTTGCCGAGAACATTTCCGAACTAATCCGATTAAGTTCCTCCACCATAAAATTGGCAATTTCAGCAGCTTTCTTGGGGTTTTCATCTGTCACCGATACCACTAAATATTCCAATTTCTGGTCCACTTCTAATTTCAAATTGTCTTGAAATGTTTTGATTGCTTCTTCGACATTTCTCCCCGGCTCTGGGTAGTCAATTTTATATGCCTGAACCAACTTATACTTTTGTACGACGGCTTCCAAAACCCGACGACTGCCCAAGATGCCCATATATCGCGTATAATCTCCGCCAGCACCCCCTAAAATAGAAGATGCAACCGAGCCTAATCCACGACTGGTTAAGGCCTGAGCAAGACCGCCCGCACCAGATGCTGGTGGAAGCAGGAGGGATGTCGAGGAGGTATAGGCGTTCGGCAACAACAAGGCAATTACAACGGCAATAATGGCCACTAAGACGGTAATACCCGAAATAAACCAACGCCATAGATACAACACAGCCATTACTTGCCAAAACCGATTGTCTTGAGTTTGCGTATTTGTCATGGTTTAGATTAATTGCGGGTAAGGTAAATGATGGTTGCTGTTATAGAAACAGCCGTAGAGATTGCCGTCACAAAGGTTCCAATACGTTGTAATTGTGCAGACTTACGCTGAAATTGAAGGGATTGTAGGTCTGGGGTATCTACAATGGAATCTTTCCGATTAACGAACACGATGTCCCCCGATTCTATGGTAGCTTTATAACCATCCACCAATTGTCCAGAGCCAGCTTTAATGACATACACGAAGGTTGCCAATGGCCCTCTCCCACCCGCAGCCGCCAGATAGGCATCCACATTTTGATTGGGCATCACATCCACCAATCCACGTTTGACCACTTCCCCGATTACCAGAACCTTTCGTTGGTCGCGGGCAATGTACAAACGGTCACCATCATAAAGATAAACATCTGGTGCATCGGGCTTAAGGGCCTCCGCTAAATTGATGGCAATCCGCGAATGGTTGATCATCAATTCTCTTTCCAAGAATACCCTCCCGGCATAGTCTAAGTCAGTCAACCTTCCTCTTTCCCCAGTTAAAGCAATGTTTTCCTTGTTTAAAGGATTGATATAGTTGGGAATAATAAATGGAGAGTTGACCTCGAACTGGTTTTTAGTGCGTTCTAAAAATGCAGATTTAGGGAAGGCACTTTCCCGCAATCCGCCCGCATTGTTGATCAGATCACGCAAGGTAGTTCTTTCAGTGGACATCGGGTAAGGGCCGGGATAATTCACTTCGCCCTCTACATAAACAGAGCCATTGTCACGAAAACGATGAGGAATAAAGATTAGGTCTCTTGGCTTTAATTTAGGATTACTCCCTTTTCGAGAAAGTAAATCAGGTACATTAAAAACCTGATGTTCGGCGACACTATTTTCACCAAATCGGGTTAGACGGACTTCGCCTAATTTCGACAGACCATTTGTTCCGCTGGCAATGATCAACAAGTCCAAAAGTGTATCGTCTGGCCTAATGGGATAAGTCCCCGGATAAGGGACATACCCTTGAACATTAATCACTTCGTTGGTAAAATCGAAAGAAGGAATAAAAATCATATCTCCTTCTTGGAGCATAGGATTGTATTTGAGGTCGCCAGTGGTAAAAAAGCGGGCCAAATCTGGGTATAACGTGCTGCCATTCTTGCGCCTCACTTCAATGGTACGGATTGAAGGACGGAACCCGTAGTTCAACTTTTTTTGAAGTTCATTTTCCCCATTTATCGCTTTAGAAACCACCGAAGCCACACGTGTTGTTGCCAAAACAGGGGAAACCACCTGCATTCCGGGTGCAGGCGTCCCTCCAAACACGGGAATCAAAAAGCTACGGGGCTGGCTTAAGGCCAATTCAATGGGATGGTTGCCAACAATACGCCGAAGAGACGCCTCGGCCTCGCGCTTTACAGCATATAAGGTTTTTCCCGTCACGCGAATGGGTTCAATGCCCGGTATTAACAGGTTTCCATCCACCGTTGCTGGAATAAGTTGTTGCTGCGGGGATGGGCCTCCAATAGAAATGGTAAACAAATCGTTGGGGCCACAAATAAATTCATTTTCATCAATCGGCCCTTCGAGCGGCAAGTCTGGATTAACAGGATAAAAAAACCGTGCCACAACAGAACTATTCCTTTCAGATGGACTCTGCGTTTTGAATAGTTGATCAAGGGTTGTTGGAGGCGTCGTTGAAGGTGGTGTCTGGGCGAATACGTCATCCCAAAAAACCAAAATCAATAATATTGGAATAAAAAAGCGAAGAAGCGGAGAAAAGGACATTTTTGAAGAAAATATAACCGTTGTTGCCAAAAAGCATTTTATTTTAGAATAGTCTCAACGGTTCATTCAGTTAGGTGGGATTATTTTGAACAATTTTAGTGTAAACTACAACTTGCAAATGAGGTTCCACAACACGATCTTTGTTTATTAATGGTTGATTCTTTGAACTTGTGGACGGTACAACTGTTTTCCAGTCATTTAGGGTTATAATCGGATCCGCAAAAACCATCATAGCACAAACCAGTACAACCCAAAGCGATAACTAATGTTTTTAGCAGCACCCGCAAAAATAAATCTTGGATTACAGGTCTTGCGCAAACGCTCGGATGGTTTTCATGACCTCGAAACGGTTTTTTTGGGGATTCAATGGGCCGATCGTCTAACTTTTTCGGCACACAACACCCTTTCCTTAACCTGTTCGGATCCACTTCTACCGACGGACGAGCGGAATTTATGCCTAAGAGCCGCCTTGATGCTTCAAGACCATTTTCGTGTTACGCAAGGCTGCCACATCCACCTCGACAAAAACGTACCGTATGGCGCTGGCTTGGGGGGCGGTTCGAGTGATGCCGCAACCGTTCTGTTATACCTTACCAAGCATTGGCAACTTCCAGTAACTTTAGAAGAATTGACCGAACTTGCAGTGAAATTAGGCTCCGATGTCCCTTTTTTTTTGCATCAGAAGCCCATGTTTGCAACCGGACGTGGAGAAATCCTCTCACCTTTGGTTCAAGAAGATGGAGCGCCATATGCGTTTCCGTTCCATTTGGTTGTAGCCATGCCACAAGCAACCGTTTCAACGCCTTTGGCCTATCGCCTAATAACGCCAAACGATCAAAATAGGCCCGACCTTCGACAAGTGGTTACATCTAATGATCCAGAACGCTGGCGGCAAGAATTGGTAAACGACTTCCAAAAGCCCATTCTGGCGCACTTCCCTGAAATTCAACAAGTGGCCACCCTATTCCAAGAAACAAATGCCATTTATACGTCACTTTCAGGCTCAGGTGCAGCTTTTTTTGGGGTTTATGAGACAGAAACACAAGCTTTGGAGGCAAAAAACTATTTTGGCGGGCATCACATTTTAGCATGGTCTTCTGCTCAATAGCAACATTTATCCCCTTACCTCTCGAATCATTTGCTCCATCTGGTCGAGATAGCGCTCAAAAGCCCTCCTGCCAGTATCGGTTAGGCGGTAATTAGACTTTGGCTTACGGCCTTCAAATTGTTTGTGGATCGCAATATAACCGGCATCTTCTAATTTTCGCGCATGTACACTCAGATTTCCATCTGTTACCGCCAACAACTCTCGAATGGCTACAAAGGACATCTCCTCATTCACTGCCAAAGCACTGATGATCCCAAGCCGGACGCGATCCATAAGAAGTGGGTCTAAATTGTACATGCCGCTTCCCTTCTGGTCAAAACTGCTTGTAGGTTAACCACCATGTTTTTTAGCGATGATCCACCCAAAAACCAAATGAAGACCTCCAAATCCAAGCAGCATCATGAGGTTGACCCCAACTTGAGGCAGAAAATAGGCCAAAAAACCCAAGCCCAAAAAACACATCCCCATTTGCGAAACAGCCTTTATGGAATATGCGCCCGCCGTTGTGATGGCCAAGCCATACATGAGCATCCAAAGCGCCGGAAGCATATGCAATGTCTCGGACTCAATGAACCAATACGTTCGGAACTTGGTCGGTATATTCTCTGGGGAAATCTGCAAAACCATTAGGGTTAAAACGGCGGTCACCACAAACGAAGGCGCCAAACCCATCCAGAACTTACGTGCCGTTTGTTTCGCGGGAGGTGTTTCAGAGGTGCGGGCTTTCATCCGAATTCCCCAAGCGCCCAATAAAATGGCCACAAAAGCCGTAAAAACCCATGCTTCTACCCATGTAATGTACCGGACGTCCATCCATTCTAAAATTGCAGAAACGACGATTGCCAGAAATCCAATACCCATCATCGCATATCCGGGCACTTCGGTAAAGGCCGTAGAACGGGTCATGGTCTCCCGTATGACTTTTAATTGCTCCTCTACCGAAAAATCAGGGGTTCTTTCTTCCATTTTTGAGTTCATTCAGATTTACTTTGAAATACAAAGTTACAAAAGAACGCCCTGTACAGCAACGCCAGAAATGAGAAATGGCGTGGAAGTCTTACGAGATATCCTTTGGCGTTCCTTTGAGGGCGTCATCGGTTTATTACCCCTAAATTCTGTTTCATGTGCTTTACACAAATTATTTTGGTCGGTATATTTTTTTATCTGGCTTTTTAGCCTATTTTAGAAAGATGTTTAAACCTAAGACATCCCACAAATTCCTACCGAACCTAAGATCATACACCTAATCGCATAACGATAGGATTTTTTCGCTCCAAAAAAAAACCAAAACCATGCCAACCCTTAGGGCTTTGGTACTGCTATACCTGACACTTTTTTCAGGTTGCGCACAACACAGCCCCACCATTCATGAACAATTAGATGCCGAACTATTGGGCCACCGGACAATGGATTATGTCACAGACACCGATGCATGTTTAATTAGCGATATTGGCCCCCTCAACTTGACGGGAAAATGTATTGGAAATGTTCGTTTTGTAGAAGATCGTTACGGCAATCCTGGGAAGGCACTATACTTCAACGGTGGTCTTGATGATTATGTCAGAATCCCACACGACCGTAGGTTTGAGCGCATCACCACAAGAATGACTATCGCAATGTGGGTCTATAATGAGCGAAACTCTATAACTTTTAATCCCAATGTCAACCATAATACCGTAGATGGGAGTTTTCTTATCTCAAAAGGACGCGATTTGGCCGATGGTTCTTGGTTTATGGCCACCCGTGCCCTCATTATGCAGCAACCTACACCCATAGGCGT
The window above is part of the Rhodothermia bacterium genome. Proteins encoded here:
- a CDS encoding lipopolysaccharide biosynthesis protein; amino-acid sequence: MTNTQTQDNRFWQVMAVLYLWRWFISGITVLVAIIAVVIALLLPNAYTSSTSLLLPPASGAGGLAQALTSRGLGSVASSILGGAGGDYTRYMGILGSRRVLEAVVQKYKLVQAYKIDYPEPGRNVEEAIKTFQDNLKLEVDQKLEYLVVSVTDENPKKAAEIANFMVEELNRISSEMFSANARNYRTYMEKRYNKASGALDSLQNEMEAFQSRNGVIELPSQIQAFYTNLAQYRMEVAKAEIAAEALTNQLGPENSQVIASQQMLARSKQQLEDFMNGNDKMMQVSFDQLPGVGREYAKLYQGILAQGKILEALTPLYEQANFDEKRTTIAVQILDKAVPAAKKSWPPRAIIVLISALSAFMLCVIFVLAWDYLSRQKNTISTKLAEAVEQVRASTSPQDA
- a CDS encoding FkbM family methyltransferase, with the protein product MNKIELIQQLDKVEKIASVSRFKRMLMHPFKYFNSIIFREVIYKRKKVSKKVLSKTFFDTNMHLLLPSSTDIYLTGGKSHDSEIRLAKFLINNLKNDDSFVDVGAHYGYFTLLGSKLVGNNGKVYSFEASPTTYRILNENTHQKSNINAFNLAVSDEVSTLKFHEFPNLYSEYNTLDINQFKNKTWFSEYKPKEIIIKSITLDNFLYNKKVCPKIFKIDVEGAENKVINGLRDYLTENSPFIAMEYLSEERGNEEHQKAESKLNSLGYFSFVIDKSGNLRKIDFISKYLQENNLESDNIVFSKKVNAS
- a CDS encoding oligosaccharide flippase family protein; its protein translation is MNNEIKRAGFFENLTVLALGNIIVRPIWIIFSIYMSAEYLGKEGFGIFYFAIYFMSVMAEFADMGITNYANRELVRRPEFGSTLLTNILVVKAVSTLLIVLGVWLGAFIGNQSSLVQFSLVWAGVYTALFRHLEFLRSFFRAKKILRYESISMVLEKILVVLLGAVFLWAFMTPVAALFGMSLGMFFTFILVLYAIHAFISPIKRELFSVQLSHTIYQNALPIGLMGIFSMAYRYLGILVLYFLFGESVVGVYSLPLRIVETLQLIPVILGTTIFAYFTQAIHEDRLTDFKRMLNKSLVSMLIVGLAAVLAIWLGGYAIIKLFKPEFAAAEGLIKFLIWSYPVGCVNSILLLALMALDEQRFLAKTIGGITLFSIGFNVWVIDHFVIYGAIFASLLIDLILCIILLYRTYNKISTLKR
- a CDS encoding SLBB domain-containing protein — encoded protein: MARFFYPVNPDLPLEGPIDENEFICGPNDLFTISIGGPSPQQQLIPATVDGNLLIPGIEPIRVTGKTLYAVKREAEASLRRIVGNHPIELALSQPRSFLIPVFGGTPAPGMQVVSPVLATTRVASVVSKAINGENELQKKLNYGFRPSIRTIEVRRKNGSTLYPDLARFFTTGDLKYNPMLQEGDMIFIPSFDFTNEVINVQGYVPYPGTYPIRPDDTLLDLLIIASGTNGLSKLGEVRLTRFGENSVAEHQVFNVPDLLSRKGSNPKLKPRDLIFIPHRFRDNGSVYVEGEVNYPGPYPMSTERTTLRDLINNAGGLRESAFPKSAFLERTKNQFEVNSPFIIPNYINPLNKENIALTGERGRLTDLDYAGRVFLERELMINHSRIAINLAEALKPDAPDVYLYDGDRLYIARDQRKVLVIGEVVKRGLVDVMPNQNVDAYLAAAGGRGPLATFVYVIKAGSGQLVDGYKATIESGDIVFVNRKDSIVDTPDLQSLQFQRKSAQLQRIGTFVTAISTAVSITATIIYLTRN
- a CDS encoding glycosyltransferase, whose amino-acid sequence is MKVLFVYPELTTIGGAEILAVRFLKAILQDKRFEVELLTLKQPQWEVYADYADIDALKKTVKVHLFKAWAGKGVLKRLFLLKMATIQRYVQSIKHEYPIIISGYNEMDCGKPAIQYLHYPQFIDRQVLVNYKMTPEDSLFYNSRLFQWLYRNIYLKVGNTKIENIQKNWTITNSKFISEIYSTYFSVASTAIYSVFFNQDSYEVLEEGFKEQQISILGRISSDKYLFEILPTLKSIVTKHPNFKINCIGKVTSSSYFEKVLSRIAELDIDINFIHDADESVKNQILLKSKYLIHPKPYEHFGLSVLEGLFAGCIPIVHNGGGVTEIVPVKCLQFNKHEDIVEIIDRIEQEPKQLTPILDELAKSASFFSSYNFDNNVLSFLYNFIKVELKLDLPISV
- a CDS encoding transcriptional regulator, which produces MYNLDPLLMDRVRLGIISALAVNEEMSFVAIRELLAVTDGNLSVHARKLEDAGYIAIHKQFEGRKPKSNYRLTDTGRRAFERYLDQMEQMIREVRG
- the ispE gene encoding 4-(cytidine 5'-diphospho)-2-C-methyl-D-erythritol kinase; the encoded protein is MFLAAPAKINLGLQVLRKRSDGFHDLETVFLGIQWADRLTFSAHNTLSLTCSDPLLPTDERNLCLRAALMLQDHFRVTQGCHIHLDKNVPYGAGLGGGSSDAATVLLYLTKHWQLPVTLEELTELAVKLGSDVPFFLHQKPMFATGRGEILSPLVQEDGAPYAFPFHLVVAMPQATVSTPLAYRLITPNDQNRPDLRQVVTSNDPERWRQELVNDFQKPILAHFPEIQQVATLFQETNAIYTSLSGSGAAFFGVYETETQALEAKNYFGGHHILAWSSAQ
- a CDS encoding O-antigen ligase family protein — protein: MIRAETFFPWIDWSRRFLAVGFAFGLLLILLLAWKAPSVLLFVPLILFGTVIVWQLLKYPTLNLFVLLASFSIVSNTQEGLQATEAVYGVYYFFSMAYWILLHWFKREKIIETQIDFVYTFFLVWVSVSIFQTILFGGDLKGYFSEMIALAFLFVYFPVKELCSKHEKSPQILIGVFLLQGLFVAIRSIINYREIIVNAQFDWQLEKGRIVMNEQLLLISSLVCLILFIFQTDWKWKLGNLIGFFLFLGSLILTQSRGYWVDFAFGAFILFWLLNWKQKMQLIGTASFALAIFSLLGIIFFGELFYTILNGLIDRLLSLGTATTSDISLINRFIESNAVWEKIIRNPIVGYGTGVPYAVYDITFGFTQIDTFVHNGFYGIWYKFGIIGLGFLVYIWGKSIWSLLSEWLKVPFQTRGTVKNLSVLMVAISLTSLLPSATTSNLFFLKDGIMTFALLIGGAAGLMQKMNGDE